The following are from one region of the Carassius auratus strain Wakin chromosome 13, ASM336829v1, whole genome shotgun sequence genome:
- the kcnf1b gene encoding potassium voltage-gated channel subfamily F member 1 has protein sequence MWTLPRTRFAHCNNASSRDEKEIAVNIGGVRLVLCGDILNRYPDSRLAELVNCSTRSFDVISSLCDDYDPGKREFYFDRDPDSFKCIVEVYYFGEIHMKRGICPICFIKEMEFWKIDLSYLDECCKSNLSEKEEELAEIADKVKLILDDLDCDPSVSRSERWQKFLWKLMEKPESSLPARVIAVVSFLFILVSSVVMCLGTIPDLQVEDSEGNRVEHPTLDAIETACIGWFTVEYVLRLASSPNKVRFALSFMNMIDFLAILPFYVVLVLTYLGTAMMELVNVQQAVQALRIMRIARIFKLARHSSGLQTLTYALKRSFKELGLLLMYMGVGIFVFSALGYTMEQSHPETLFRSIPQSFWWAIITMTTVGYGDIYPKTTLGRCNAAISFLCGVIAIALPIHPIINNFVIYYNKQKVLETAAKHELELMELRALELSMKSSSRRCDAPGNAWEGAMRASRSDTHIPLLSRAHRTEREPVKKKSLTSDQSERNS, from the coding sequence ATGTGGACGCTACCGAGGACCCGGTTCGCGCACTGTAACAACGCATCGAGCCGCGATGAGAAAGAAATCGCCGTAAACATCGGCGGCGTGCGGCTGGTGCTGTGCGGGGACATTCTCAACCGCTATCCGGACAGCAGACTCGCCGAGCTTGTAAACTGCTCAACTCGGAGTTTTGATGTAATTTCTTCGCTCTGTGATGATTACGACCCTGGAAAACGAGAATTCTACTTCGACAGAGATCCTGACTCGTTTAAATGTATAGTAGAAGTTTACTACTTTGGAGAGATCCATATGAAGCGCGGAATCTGCCCTATTTGTTTTATCAAAGAGATGGAGTTTTGGAAGATTGACTTAAGCTACTTGGACGAATGCTGCAAGAGTAACTTGTCTGAGAAGGAGGAAGAGTTGGCAGAGATTGCAGACAAGGTGAAACTGATCCTGGATGATCTGGACTGTGACCCTAGCGTGAGCCGCTCTGAAAGGTGGCAGAAATTCCTCTGGAAGCTCATGGAGAAACCAGAGTCCTCGCTCCCTGCGCGCGTAATTGCCGTTGTGTCCTTTCTGTTCATATTAGTGTCGTCTGTAGTGATGTGTCTCGGGACCATACCGGACCTCCAGGTGGAGGATTCCGAAGGGAACCGCGTTGAGCACCCGACCCTAGATGCTATCGAGACGGCGTGCATCGGCTGGTTCACGGTAGAGTACGTGCTGCGCCTCGCATCATCCCCAAACAAGGTGCGCTTCGCACTCTCCTTCATGAACATGATAGACTTCTTGGCCATCCTGCCGTTCTACGTGGTACTGGTTCTCACGTACCTCGGCACGGCAATGATGGAGCTGGTTAACGTGCAGCAGGCTGTGCAGGCGCTCCGCATCATGCGCATTGCGCGGATCTTCAAGCTGGCGCGCCATTCTTCTGGCCTCCAGACGCTCACGTACGCGCTCAAACGGAGCTTCAAGGAGCTGGGGCTGCTCCTCATGTACATGGGAGTGGGCATCTTCGTGTTCTCTGCGCTCGGGTACACCATGGAGCAGAGCCACCCGGAGACGCTGTTCAGAAGCATCCCGCAGTCCTTCTGGTGGGCCATCATCACCATGACCACCGTCGGCTATGGGGACATCTACCCAAAAACCACCTTAGGTCGGTGCAACGCGGCCATCAGCTTTCTGTGCGGGGTGATCGCTATAGCGCTGCCCATCCATCCCATCATCAACAATTTCGTCATCTATTACAACAAGCAGAAAGTGCTAGAAACAGCCGCCAAGCACGAGTTGGAGCTCATGGAGCTGCGCGCACTCGAACTCTCAATGAAAAGCTCCTCGCGCAGGTGTGACGCGCCCGGGAACGCGTGGGAAGGTGCCATGCGCGCGTCGCGTAGCGATACACACATCCCGCTCCTTTCGCGAGCGCACAGAACTGAGAGGGAGCCAGTGAAGAAGAAAAGCCTGACTTCGGACCAGAGTGAAAGAAACTCGTAA